One Ignavibacterium album JCM 16511 genomic region harbors:
- a CDS encoding BatA domain-containing protein — protein sequence MFEYMTFLNPAVLIGLLAAAIPVIIHLLNLRKLKKIEFSTLAFLKELQKNKIRKIKIKQWLLLLLRVLIILLIVLAFARPALRGLSISGTTSAAKTTAVIIIDDTFSMSVLSQNGSYFNQAKDLSKKIIEQLKEGDEAALVFLSQANRQQNLTNDFNSLLTELNQKEISYAKPDLNKAIALAAQLVNKSNNFNRELYLFTDFQKNIFPSDELKSDLSDLLNENVKLYSFSLSDKTVFNLGIDELIVNSQIFEKDKPITFIVTVTNYSEQNVQNGVLSLFINNKRSAQKSFDVESGKSVIIDVEAVSEETGFVDVVAEIETDDIENDNRRFSSLLIPDKISALIISDENNSSRYLKLALQTVSNEKIKFDESNSNQLGGVQLKNYDVVFLCSDNVSQSVEKLKSFLNDGGSLVIIPSVNTDLNKLNDILRNLSIPLVSGFAGKLNDKSLSIQFDKMDFNHPIFLNLFRKDDKKNIESPSINYFIKFSTQGKGINIITLTEGSSFLSEFKSGNGKIFFFNTAFDLSWSNFPIKTIFAPLIVKSVFYLSQKDNTQNNLTAGETITIDLNKINSAQIKVLRPDSSAEFINVDLANQKFVEYTNTDLTGFYKIFSANELANNIAVNHERSESNPVYADEKEFEKYLEQINFKGNLITIDKNKNPLEAINQARFGSELWRIFLLVAIILAVAEMTIARNVKKDLEGINP from the coding sequence TTGTTTGAATATATGACTTTTCTTAATCCCGCAGTCTTAATCGGTTTACTTGCTGCAGCAATACCGGTTATAATTCATTTACTAAATCTTCGGAAGCTAAAAAAAATTGAGTTCAGCACTCTTGCTTTCCTTAAAGAATTACAAAAGAACAAAATCAGGAAAATAAAAATCAAACAGTGGTTGTTGCTGCTGCTTCGTGTACTGATAATTCTTCTGATTGTTTTAGCTTTTGCCCGACCAGCATTACGCGGATTAAGTATTTCCGGGACAACTTCAGCTGCCAAAACAACTGCTGTAATTATAATTGACGATACATTCAGTATGTCAGTTTTAAGTCAGAATGGGTCTTATTTTAATCAGGCAAAAGATTTATCAAAAAAAATTATTGAACAGTTAAAAGAAGGTGATGAAGCAGCTTTAGTATTTTTGAGTCAGGCGAATCGACAACAAAATCTTACAAATGATTTTAATTCTCTTCTTACTGAATTGAATCAAAAAGAAATTTCTTATGCAAAACCAGATTTGAATAAAGCTATTGCCCTTGCAGCACAGTTGGTAAATAAGAGTAATAATTTTAATCGAGAGCTTTATTTGTTTACCGATTTTCAGAAAAATATTTTTCCGTCAGATGAATTAAAATCAGACCTGAGTGACTTACTGAATGAAAATGTAAAACTCTATTCATTTTCACTTTCTGATAAAACTGTTTTTAATCTTGGAATTGATGAATTAATAGTAAACAGTCAGATTTTTGAGAAAGATAAACCTATAACTTTCATTGTTACAGTTACCAATTATTCTGAGCAGAATGTTCAAAACGGAGTTCTCTCTTTGTTCATAAATAATAAACGTTCCGCACAAAAAAGTTTTGATGTTGAATCCGGCAAATCAGTAATAATTGATGTTGAAGCAGTTTCGGAAGAAACCGGATTTGTTGATGTAGTAGCTGAGATTGAAACAGATGATATTGAAAATGATAACAGGAGATTTAGCTCGCTTCTTATTCCTGATAAAATATCAGCATTAATAATTTCAGATGAAAATAATTCTTCACGATATTTAAAATTAGCTTTGCAGACAGTGAGCAATGAAAAAATTAAATTCGATGAAAGTAATTCGAATCAGCTTGGTGGTGTGCAATTAAAAAATTACGATGTTGTATTTCTCTGTTCGGATAATGTTTCTCAGAGTGTTGAAAAACTTAAGTCATTTCTCAATGATGGTGGAAGCCTGGTAATTATACCATCAGTAAATACAGACCTGAATAAGTTGAATGATATTTTGCGAAATCTTAGCATTCCTTTGGTATCGGGATTTGCCGGAAAATTAAATGATAAATCTTTATCAATTCAGTTTGATAAGATGGATTTTAATCATCCGATATTTTTAAATCTTTTCAGAAAAGATGATAAAAAAAATATTGAGTCGCCTTCAATTAATTATTTTATTAAATTCTCAACTCAGGGAAAGGGAATAAATATTATCACACTAACTGAAGGTTCTTCATTTCTGAGTGAATTCAAATCAGGTAATGGTAAAATATTTTTCTTTAACACGGCATTTGATCTGAGCTGGAGTAATTTTCCAATTAAAACTATTTTTGCACCGCTCATAGTTAAATCAGTTTTTTATCTTTCACAAAAAGACAATACACAGAATAATCTGACAGCCGGAGAAACAATTACAATTGATCTGAATAAAATTAATTCTGCTCAAATAAAAGTTCTCAGACCCGATAGTTCGGCAGAATTCATAAATGTTGATTTGGCAAACCAAAAGTTTGTGGAATATACAAACACAGATCTCACCGGATTTTATAAAATATTCTCAGCTAATGAGCTTGCAAATAACATTGCTGTTAATCACGAAAGATCAGAATCAAATCCTGTTTATGCTGATGAAAAAGAATTTGAGAAATATCTTGAACAAATAAATTTCAAAGGCAATCTTATAACTATTGATAAAAATAAAAATCCATTAGAAGCAATAAACCAGGCAAGATTTGGTTCGGAGTTGTGGCGTATATTTTTGCTTGTTGCAATAATTCTTGCAGTCGCTGAAATGACAATAGCAAGAAATGTTAAAAAAGATTTGGAAGGAATTAATCCCTGA
- a CDS encoding co-chaperone GroES — protein MNVDIKNIQRFIVVGDRVLIKPESEESRTASGLYLPPGVTEKEKIQSGYVIKVGPGYATAAPPEDEPWKSTEEKVKYIPLQAREGDLAIFLRKEAYEIEFDKEKYLIVPHSAILLLIRNEDLFE, from the coding sequence ATGAATGTGGATATAAAAAATATTCAGAGATTTATTGTTGTTGGTGACAGAGTATTAATTAAACCCGAAAGCGAAGAAAGCAGAACTGCGAGTGGACTTTATTTGCCCCCGGGAGTCACTGAGAAGGAAAAAATTCAAAGTGGCTATGTGATTAAAGTTGGTCCAGGATATGCAACTGCTGCTCCACCTGAAGATGAGCCGTGGAAATCAACTGAGGAAAAAGTTAAGTACATTCCTTTGCAGGCAAGAGAAGGCGACCTTGCAATATTCCTGAGAAAAGAAGCTTATGAAATTGAATTTGATAAGGAAAAATATTTAATTGTACCTCACTCAGCTATTTTACTGCTGATAAGAAATGAGGATCTATTCGAGTAA
- a CDS encoding sigma-54-dependent transcriptional regulator, with protein sequence MKNTILIVDDEVSYLELLKSILEQEGYENVIAESNPLNVEKILENQDVDLILLDIYMPEMSGLELLEKIYPKHPDIPVIIVTAVDDKNLAMKAVEFGAYEFIVKPPETDRLFLTIKRALNYKLLEKERDVLRNNLIEVKTEPKQRYEEIIASSDLMTKVFNLVEIFAPTDEIILITGETGTGKDLIAKKIHQLSSRRDKPFVAVNMASISGTLFESELFGHLKGSFTGAISDKQGYFEAANGGTIFLDEIGELPRELQGKLLRVIQYNEIYRIGSSQPIKLDIRIIAATNKDLLEEVQRGNFRADLYYRLNRGYIYLPPLRKRGEDIILLANHFIKIANQKYDKNIVGLSRKAINQLRHYTFPGNVRELENIIFNSVMKSEDNQKLDSVELPKDFIAKKAEEALTNLVSIEEMEKNHILYVLAQVDNNVTRAATILGLSERSLQRKLKKIKESL encoded by the coding sequence GTGAAGAACACTATTCTTATTGTTGATGATGAAGTTTCTTACCTGGAATTACTGAAATCCATCCTCGAGCAGGAGGGTTATGAAAATGTTATTGCAGAGTCAAATCCGCTTAATGTAGAAAAAATTCTTGAGAATCAGGATGTAGATTTAATCTTGCTGGATATTTATATGCCCGAGATGAGTGGTCTTGAACTTCTCGAAAAAATTTACCCCAAACATCCTGATATTCCCGTAATTATAGTAACTGCTGTGGATGATAAAAATCTTGCAATGAAAGCAGTTGAGTTCGGAGCTTATGAATTCATTGTAAAACCTCCTGAAACCGACAGACTGTTTCTTACTATTAAACGCGCTCTTAATTACAAACTTCTGGAAAAAGAAAGAGATGTTCTGAGAAATAATCTCATCGAAGTTAAAACCGAACCTAAACAAAGATATGAAGAGATAATTGCAAGTTCTGATTTGATGACTAAGGTATTTAATCTCGTAGAAATATTTGCTCCAACCGATGAAATAATTTTAATCACCGGCGAAACCGGTACAGGGAAAGATTTGATTGCAAAAAAAATTCATCAGCTTTCTTCGCGAAGAGATAAACCATTCGTAGCTGTTAATATGGCATCCATCTCAGGAACATTATTCGAAAGCGAATTATTCGGGCATCTTAAAGGTTCTTTTACCGGAGCTATCAGCGATAAACAAGGTTACTTTGAAGCTGCTAATGGTGGAACAATTTTTCTTGATGAAATCGGAGAGCTTCCGAGAGAACTTCAGGGAAAACTATTGCGTGTTATTCAATACAATGAGATTTACAGAATAGGAAGTTCGCAGCCAATAAAGCTCGATATAAGAATTATTGCAGCCACAAATAAAGATTTACTCGAAGAAGTTCAAAGAGGAAATTTCAGAGCGGATCTTTACTACAGATTGAACAGAGGTTACATTTATCTTCCGCCATTGAGAAAAAGAGGCGAGGATATAATTCTTTTAGCAAATCATTTTATAAAAATTGCTAATCAGAAATATGATAAGAATATTGTTGGACTTTCAAGAAAAGCAATCAATCAATTAAGACATTATACTTTCCCCGGAAATGTAAGAGAACTTGAAAATATTATATTCAATTCAGTAATGAAAAGTGAAGATAATCAGAAACTTGATTCAGTAGAACTTCCAAAAGATTTTATTGCAAAGAAAGCTGAAGAAGCTTTAACAAATCTTGTTTCAATTGAGGAAATGGAAAAAAATCATATCCTTTATGTACTTGCACAGGTTGACAATAATGTAACAAGAGCAGCAACCATTCTTGGCCTAAGTGAAAGGTCTCTTCAACGGAAATTAAAAAAGATTAAAGAATCACTCTGA
- the hflX gene encoding GTPase HflX codes for MIEVTKKTVERAMLIALDTKEFSKETVEEHIEELEELAATAGAETIFKIIQTKRGIDPAFYIGKGKAEELAQLIELNEINIVIFDDDLTPVQVRNLEKLFNRKVIDRSGLILDIFASRAKTKEAKTQVELAQLQYMLPRLTRAWTHLSKQYGGIGTKGPGETQIETDRRLIRTRISLLKNKLEKIEAHRMTQSSGRKGFLRIAIAGYTNAGKSTLFNLLTEANVFAENKLFATLDSTTRSLDIDDTHKILISDTVGFIRKLPAHLIASFKSTLNEVRDADIILHVIDISHPYFEDHIKVVDETLKEFGSAEKRVIKVFNKVDIVSDKSLIDFVKNVYKESVIISASRGINISSLKTMLKNILNENIVEEKIELPLTATKKASQIHEFAEVLKTEYDDNKIQIIYRTSRQNSEKIKKIIAY; via the coding sequence ATGATAGAAGTAACAAAAAAAACTGTTGAGCGTGCAATGTTAATTGCACTCGATACAAAAGAATTCAGTAAAGAAACGGTTGAAGAGCATATTGAAGAATTGGAAGAATTGGCTGCGACAGCCGGAGCCGAAACAATATTCAAAATTATTCAAACGAAAAGAGGAATTGATCCGGCATTTTATATTGGCAAAGGAAAAGCTGAAGAACTTGCACAGCTTATCGAACTGAATGAAATTAATATCGTGATTTTTGATGACGATCTCACTCCTGTTCAGGTTAGGAATCTTGAAAAACTTTTTAACAGAAAAGTAATTGACCGAAGCGGATTGATACTTGATATATTTGCATCCCGTGCAAAAACTAAAGAAGCCAAAACACAAGTTGAACTTGCTCAACTTCAGTATATGCTGCCGCGTTTAACGAGAGCGTGGACACATTTATCTAAACAATATGGTGGAATCGGTACGAAAGGTCCTGGCGAAACACAGATTGAAACTGACAGAAGATTAATTAGAACACGAATCAGTTTATTGAAGAATAAACTCGAAAAAATTGAAGCTCATCGTATGACTCAAAGTTCCGGAAGAAAAGGTTTTCTTAGAATAGCTATTGCGGGATATACAAATGCTGGAAAATCAACTTTATTTAATCTGCTTACCGAAGCAAATGTTTTTGCTGAGAATAAACTTTTTGCCACACTTGATTCAACAACTCGTTCTTTGGATATTGATGACACACATAAAATTCTTATTTCTGATACTGTTGGGTTTATCAGAAAACTTCCTGCTCATCTGATTGCTTCCTTCAAAAGCACATTGAATGAAGTCCGCGATGCTGATATAATTTTGCACGTCATTGATATTTCTCATCCTTATTTTGAAGACCATATTAAAGTAGTTGATGAAACTCTCAAGGAATTTGGCAGTGCGGAAAAAAGAGTAATTAAGGTATTTAATAAAGTCGATATCGTTTCGGATAAATCATTGATTGATTTCGTAAAAAATGTTTATAAAGAAAGTGTAATAATATCTGCCTCAAGAGGAATTAATATTTCTTCACTGAAAACAATGCTGAAAAATATTCTGAATGAGAATATTGTTGAAGAAAAAATAGAACTTCCACTCACTGCAACAAAAAAAGCCTCTCAGATTCATGAATTCGCAGAGGTTCTTAAAACTGAATATGATGATAATAAAATTCAGATAATCTACAGAACATCCAGACAGAATTCAGAGAAAATCAAAAAAATAATTGCTTATTAA
- a CDS encoding MarR family winged helix-turn-helix transcriptional regulator, whose product MGEALKQRLKTQKFDSDDLEVILDIFVTANYLRSKHDAVLSKYGLTSPQYNVLRILRGAYPDGYPRCEIISRMIEPAPDVTRLVDKLVKENLVERFYSDNDKRLSLTRITEKGIKLLDKIRPDIDDLNKLISSNLTKEEKKKLSELLEKIYSDSLKE is encoded by the coding sequence ATGGGCGAAGCATTAAAACAAAGACTGAAAACCCAAAAATTTGATTCGGATGATCTTGAAGTAATACTGGATATTTTCGTTACAGCAAATTATTTGAGATCAAAACATGATGCTGTACTTTCGAAATATGGTCTTACTTCACCTCAGTACAATGTTCTAAGAATACTCCGAGGTGCTTACCCTGATGGTTATCCAAGATGTGAAATAATTTCACGGATGATTGAGCCGGCTCCTGATGTTACAAGACTTGTTGACAAACTTGTCAAAGAAAATCTTGTTGAAAGATTTTATTCAGATAATGATAAAAGGTTATCTCTCACAAGGATTACTGAAAAAGGTATTAAACTTTTGGATAAGATAAGACCCGATATTGACGATTTGAATAAACTTATTTCTTCTAATCTCACTAAAGAAGAAAAGAAAAAACTTTCTGAACTTCTTGAAAAGATTTATAGTGATTCACTGAAAGAATAG
- a CDS encoding aconitate hydratase, with protein sequence MTANFDMIKKVYSSYKQKLADARKVLNRPMTYAEKVLYTHLWEKPTREYVRGKDYVELSPDRVAMQDATAQMALLQFMSSGRKKTAVPSTVHCDHLIQAQVGAKDDLLRAEEENKEVYDFLESISRKYGIGFWKPGAGIIHQVVLENYAFPGGMMIGTDSHTPNAGGLGMIAIGVGGADAVDVMSGMPWELKWPKLIGVKLTGKLNGWTSPKDVILKLAGILTVKGGTGAIVEYFGEGTNSISCTGKATICNMGAEIGATTSVFPFDEKMSSYLRITKRADVAALAEGLADELCADKDVLEHPEKYYDQIVEINLDELEPHLNGPFTPDKAWPISKMKEAVKMEGYPDTISVALIGSCTNSSYEDIDRSASIAKQALAKGLKAKSQFTITPGSEQVRATIERDGQLKVLTDIGGLILANACGPCIGMWKRMDIKTGERNTIVTSFNRNFAKRNDGNPETLAFVASPEITTALAIAGRLSFNPLTDELENEKGEKVKLDPPVGEELPPKGFDEGSSGFIPPAEDGSSIEVKVDPKSDRLQLLQPFEPWDGKDFVDLPVLLKVSGKCTTDHISMAGPWLKYRGHLDNISNNMFLGAINAFTGDAGKTKNIFTGEYKSVPEVAREYKAKGIGWVVVGDENYGEGSSREHAAMEPRYLGGKAIIVKSFARIHETNLKKQGMLPLTFADPKDYDKIREDDKVTIFVSQLQPEKPIKMLVKHSDGTQDEIWLNHTMNASQIEWFKAGSALNLIAKSQKN encoded by the coding sequence ATGACGGCAAATTTCGATATGATTAAAAAAGTTTATTCATCTTACAAACAAAAACTCGCCGATGCAAGAAAAGTTTTGAATCGTCCGATGACTTATGCAGAAAAAGTTTTATACACTCATCTCTGGGAGAAACCAACACGGGAGTATGTTCGCGGAAAAGATTATGTTGAACTGTCTCCTGATAGAGTTGCTATGCAAGATGCAACAGCACAAATGGCATTGTTACAATTCATGTCTTCAGGAAGAAAGAAAACTGCTGTTCCTTCAACAGTTCATTGCGATCATTTAATTCAGGCGCAGGTTGGTGCTAAAGATGATCTTTTAAGAGCAGAAGAAGAAAACAAAGAAGTTTATGATTTTCTGGAAAGCATATCGCGCAAATACGGAATTGGTTTCTGGAAGCCCGGCGCCGGAATAATTCATCAGGTTGTTCTTGAAAATTATGCGTTCCCTGGAGGTATGATGATAGGAACAGATTCTCATACTCCAAATGCCGGCGGTCTTGGAATGATAGCAATTGGTGTTGGCGGCGCAGATGCAGTTGATGTTATGTCTGGAATGCCTTGGGAGTTAAAATGGCCTAAACTAATAGGAGTTAAACTTACTGGCAAACTGAATGGCTGGACTTCACCTAAAGATGTTATCCTTAAATTAGCCGGAATTTTGACAGTCAAAGGTGGTACAGGTGCAATCGTAGAATATTTTGGCGAAGGTACAAATTCAATTTCCTGCACTGGGAAAGCAACAATTTGTAATATGGGCGCTGAGATTGGTGCAACCACTTCTGTATTCCCGTTTGACGAAAAAATGTCTTCTTATCTCAGAATTACAAAAAGAGCTGATGTTGCAGCACTTGCCGAAGGACTTGCTGATGAACTTTGTGCTGATAAGGATGTTCTTGAGCATCCGGAAAAATATTATGATCAGATTGTTGAAATAAACCTTGATGAACTTGAACCTCATCTGAATGGACCATTTACTCCCGATAAAGCTTGGCCAATTTCAAAAATGAAAGAAGCTGTTAAGATGGAAGGTTATCCTGATACTATTTCTGTTGCTTTGATTGGAAGTTGTACTAATTCAAGTTATGAAGATATTGATCGCAGTGCAAGCATTGCGAAACAAGCGCTTGCAAAAGGACTGAAAGCAAAATCTCAGTTTACAATTACACCCGGCTCTGAACAGGTAAGAGCTACAATAGAAAGAGACGGACAGTTAAAAGTATTAACGGACATCGGCGGTTTGATTCTTGCGAATGCCTGTGGTCCTTGCATTGGAATGTGGAAAAGAATGGATATTAAAACCGGTGAAAGAAATACAATCGTAACATCATTCAACAGAAACTTTGCAAAAAGAAATGACGGCAATCCCGAAACGCTTGCATTCGTTGCATCACCTGAAATTACAACAGCACTTGCTATTGCCGGCAGATTATCATTCAATCCTTTAACTGATGAACTTGAAAATGAAAAAGGAGAAAAAGTAAAACTTGATCCTCCCGTTGGAGAAGAACTGCCTCCAAAAGGATTTGATGAAGGAAGCAGCGGATTTATCCCACCAGCTGAAGATGGAAGTTCTATCGAAGTTAAAGTTGATCCCAAAAGTGATCGTTTGCAACTACTTCAACCATTTGAACCTTGGGATGGAAAAGATTTTGTTGATTTGCCTGTCTTGTTGAAAGTTTCAGGTAAATGTACAACAGACCATATTTCGATGGCTGGTCCATGGTTAAAGTATCGTGGACATCTTGATAATATTTCTAACAATATGTTCCTTGGTGCAATAAATGCATTTACCGGCGATGCAGGGAAAACAAAAAATATTTTTACAGGTGAATACAAATCCGTTCCGGAAGTTGCCCGTGAATACAAAGCTAAAGGAATTGGCTGGGTTGTAGTTGGTGATGAAAATTATGGTGAAGGTTCTTCACGCGAACATGCCGCAATGGAACCAAGATATCTTGGAGGTAAGGCTATTATTGTAAAAAGTTTTGCCCGAATTCATGAAACAAACCTGAAGAAACAGGGAATGCTGCCTCTGACTTTTGCCGACCCGAAAGACTATGATAAAATAAGAGAAGATGATAAAGTGACAATATTCGTTTCTCAACTTCAACCTGAAAAACCGATTAAAATGTTAGTCAAACATTCTGATGGAACTCAGGATGAAATCTGGTTGAATCATACAATGAATGCTTCTCAGATAGAGTGGTTCAAAGCGGGAAGCGCATTAAATCTTATTGCGAAAAGTCAGAAGAACTAA
- a CDS encoding HAL/PAL/TAL family ammonia-lyase, producing the protein MVIVLDGSNLTIEKLVAIARNKEKVELSPEALERIKVCRAMLEEKIQAHEIMYGVNTGIGEFSEVVLTDEQVKDFQRYLIYNHSAGIGDPMPNEYVRGAITSRINVHAHGNSGCRPEITLTLVEMLNKDCIPVVCQKGSVGACGDLAPMSQIALLMLGEGEAFYKGERLPGKVAFEKAGIEIPGLKARDGLATINGSNFITAISALQLYDINRWLKQAEIAAAMTLEALHANMKPYDVRLHKLRGFPGAVRSSQAIKKCIEGSDLLTGKLKQKVQDAYSMRSTPQVIGAAHDAVAFARNQVETELNGVGDNPIFIPEDKVTLTGANFQGTPVSLPMDMVGAAVTMVSVLSERRMNRLNNPALSVGLPAFLTKGAGMFSGLMLSQYTADMMIVEQRILSMPASIQSIPAAADQEDFVSMGMNTAIKNAQILDNAYGILGIEFMAAAQALDFRDHQTGKGVAKAKEVIRRYVDFLDVDRPLYPDHNKMKELVKSCEILEEVEKVVGSLE; encoded by the coding sequence ATGGTAATCGTTCTTGATGGTTCAAATCTTACGATAGAAAAACTCGTCGCAATAGCTCGCAATAAAGAAAAAGTTGAACTTAGTCCGGAAGCACTTGAAAGAATAAAAGTTTGTCGTGCAATGCTTGAAGAAAAAATTCAGGCACACGAAATAATGTATGGAGTAAATACCGGAATAGGCGAATTCTCAGAAGTCGTTTTAACTGATGAGCAGGTTAAAGATTTTCAGAGATATTTAATTTATAATCATTCGGCGGGAATTGGTGATCCGATGCCGAATGAGTATGTCCGTGGTGCAATTACAAGCAGAATAAATGTTCACGCTCATGGTAATTCCGGCTGCAGACCTGAAATTACATTAACTCTTGTTGAGATGCTTAACAAAGATTGCATCCCGGTTGTTTGTCAGAAAGGTTCGGTTGGTGCTTGTGGAGATTTAGCTCCGATGTCTCAGATTGCATTGCTGATGTTGGGTGAAGGAGAAGCATTCTACAAGGGTGAAAGACTTCCCGGCAAAGTCGCTTTTGAAAAGGCAGGAATAGAAATTCCCGGACTAAAAGCAAGAGACGGATTAGCAACAATAAATGGTTCGAACTTTATAACAGCAATCAGTGCATTGCAGCTTTATGATATTAATCGTTGGTTAAAGCAAGCTGAGATTGCAGCTGCAATGACACTTGAAGCACTGCACGCAAATATGAAGCCTTATGATGTACGGCTTCATAAATTAAGAGGATTTCCGGGTGCAGTCAGAAGTTCGCAGGCAATTAAAAAATGTATTGAAGGCAGTGATCTTCTCACAGGCAAATTAAAACAAAAAGTTCAGGATGCTTATTCAATGCGATCAACTCCACAGGTTATTGGTGCTGCCCACGATGCAGTTGCATTTGCAAGAAATCAAGTTGAAACAGAATTAAATGGCGTTGGCGATAATCCGATTTTTATTCCCGAAGATAAGGTTACTTTAACAGGTGCTAATTTTCAGGGAACACCAGTTTCACTTCCAATGGATATGGTTGGTGCTGCAGTTACAATGGTAAGTGTTCTTTCCGAAAGACGAATGAACAGACTTAATAATCCTGCTCTTAGTGTTGGACTTCCTGCATTTCTTACAAAAGGTGCGGGAATGTTTTCCGGATTAATGTTGAGTCAATATACAGCAGATATGATGATTGTTGAGCAGAGAATTCTTTCTATGCCTGCTTCAATTCAATCTATTCCTGCAGCTGCTGATCAGGAAGATTTTGTCTCGATGGGAATGAATACTGCAATCAAAAATGCTCAGATACTTGATAATGCTTATGGAATTCTCGGGATTGAATTTATGGCTGCTGCTCAGGCACTTGATTTCAGAGACCATCAGACAGGAAAAGGCGTTGCAAAAGCTAAGGAAGTAATTCGTAGGTATGTTGATTTTCTTGATGTCGATCGCCCGCTTTATCCTGATCATAATAAGATGAAGGAACTTGTTAAGTCCTGTGAGATACTTGAGGAAGTTGAAAAAGTAGTAGGCAGTCTGGAGTAA
- a CDS encoding class I SAM-dependent methyltransferase: MSKHIWDERYSSEEYIYGTEPNEFFRQQIDLMEAGRLLLPGEGEGRNAVYAASKGWMVDAVDFSFVAKEKALKLAESKSVSINYFVSDLKEFQYSENYYDAVGLFFVHLPSETRKIVNEKIISSLKVGGKIILEAFNKLQINNNSGGPKDINLLYDEKEILESCKRLDILMIESTTIAINEGNYHKGKADVIRFVGRKK, from the coding sequence ATGAGTAAACATATTTGGGATGAAAGATATTCATCTGAAGAATACATCTATGGAACTGAACCAAATGAATTCTTCAGACAACAAATTGATTTGATGGAAGCAGGACGACTTTTACTTCCTGGTGAAGGCGAAGGTAGAAATGCTGTTTATGCAGCTTCAAAAGGTTGGATGGTTGACGCTGTTGATTTCAGTTTCGTCGCTAAAGAAAAAGCGTTAAAACTTGCTGAATCAAAATCAGTCAGTATAAATTATTTTGTTTCAGATTTGAAAGAATTTCAGTATTCAGAAAATTATTATGATGCAGTTGGTTTGTTTTTTGTCCACTTACCATCAGAAACCAGAAAAATAGTTAATGAAAAAATTATTAGTTCATTAAAAGTTGGTGGGAAAATAATTTTAGAAGCTTTCAACAAATTGCAAATCAATAATAACTCAGGTGGACCAAAGGACATAAATCTTTTGTATGATGAAAAAGAAATTCTCGAATCATGTAAACGTCTCGATATTTTAATGATAGAAAGTACAACAATTGCTATAAACGAAGGTAATTATCACAAAGGCAAAGCTGATGTAATCCGTTTTGTTGGAAGAAAAAAATGA